A DNA window from Daucus carota subsp. sativus chromosome 3, DH1 v3.0, whole genome shotgun sequence contains the following coding sequences:
- the LOC108212319 gene encoding protein GLUTAMINE DUMPER 6, with product MKGNDTTLANTKFLQWNSPIPYLYGGLGVVLGLITVALMFLACSPIKTSSSTSDDREEELQSKDMNELRATEPSFVVVMAGQENPTCLAKPKVVLAHKPEGSQSSPALDIGVVFFGWNETGENG from the exons ATGAAGGGGAATGATACAACCCTAGCCAACACAAAATTTCTGCAGTGGAACTCACCGATACCATACCTCTATGGCGGCCTCGGAGTAGTGCTGGGACTCATCACAGTAGCATTGATGTTTCTTGCTTGCTCTCCGATCAAGACATCATCGTCGACGAGTGATGATCGTGAAGAAGAGCTTCAGTCCAAGGACATGAATGAACTCCGAGCCACTGAGCCAAGTTTCGTGGTTGTCATGGCCGGACAAGAGAATCCCACATGTCTGGCAAAGCCTAAGGTTGTTCTTGCTCATAAG CCTGAGGGTAGTCAATCAAGCCCCGCCTTGGACATAGGCGTTGTGTTTTTTGGATGGAATGAAACAGGGGAGAATGGATGA